Within the Musa acuminata AAA Group cultivar baxijiao chromosome BXJ2-9, Cavendish_Baxijiao_AAA, whole genome shotgun sequence genome, the region TGTATGTACACAGTGGCGTACCTTCATACACAACCATATACACAAATACATACATGGTTTGGTATAGAGCTGAAATCTAGTAATTGCACATATTTTACCGAAGCAAAATTCTTGATCAACCATTGTCTCAATTTAATAAGATGGACAAATCTGACACCATCGGGTACATGTAAGGTTCCTCTGGAACCAAAAGTTGATACATTATGATTGTAACATAGAGCATCATAGGCTTGGATGGAAGACAAACTTCTATCTAAATCTAAAGCTAAAGCTATAGAGCTTTAGATAAAAAGACTGGGCTCTCAACCTAAATCTAAAGAGCCCCTCTTGGCTAGTTCCATCAAGATCTTTGGCCTTATCTGCACTTCATTAATTAGAAGAAGAAGTACCCAAAGCAATTATTAGTTCTGGATTGCTCTATTTGGCCAAATGAGATCTTGTTTCATATAATAGATACATGTTCCTTAGAATCTTAATCGAAAGCTTCACTCCGAAACCCATTTGCATGCAGTAGATAAACGTAACTAATGTTACCAATTGCATCTCTCAGCTGCATGGAAAGAACATGTTTAGCAACACTGTGTTTGGCTTTCGAAGAtgattcctttttttcttttctgaactTGGAGGCAAAAGCTTCCTTTCGTCAAGCACTTTCATGGTGCTTAAGTTATCCCCTTGTTTTCAGCAGCAGAAAAATCAGGAACGGATGTGAGAACTCACGCAAAGGTGTGATGAGTGGTTGGCATGTTACAATCTTCTCCACTTCTTCTCATCTTTTCCAGCCAAGGTTTGGAGTTCTCCATGCGACTGCCAACTTCACTGTATCCGCGTTTTCTTTCAGCTCAGCATGAGTGTGACGGACCACTTCCAGCTCCTCCTGACGTTGCATTCCTTGGGAACAGTTCTTGGCATCTCATATGCAGAAGGAATAAATCAAAGAATATCCCTCATTTTTCAGGACAAGGACGACAGATTTTTACTGAGATCATCAAGCCCTTTGGTCTCTCTGCAGCTGCCCCACCATCACAAGAGACGATTCCCTCTCATCTTTTTTCCTGTCCATTGCAGTCGACAATGTCATGTGCCATTGTCCTCCTCTCCGGATCATTTCAACCACTGGTTTCTTCCACAGGTCAATGTTAACCTAAATAAAAATGTGGTTCTGATTACGAACAAACATTTCCAGAGGTCTTTCGTAAATATCCTGACTGTGATATGGAAGATAATTTTCATGCTTGAAAGAGACATCAGAATCATCTCAAAATTATTCCATGATTTTTCTTGATGTATAATTTAGATGCTTTTTTGGTGGTTATCATCTATTTAATCGCTGCCTTGGACTCCATTGCTGGAGCTTTCTTTAGTAGCTACCTTATCACAATTTAAGATCAGCTGATGCGATTGAGATGTCGGAGTCCTAACATGATGAACCGATAAGCTATGCAAAGCCAATACCTTAAATTAGCTCAGATTTCCATCCACTACAAATTTTTAATCTGCAGACCAGCGTGAGCCACATGGCTACATGTTCTTCCAGCTATTCGAAGCATTATTTGTGATGAAACTATGTGAAATAACTATCATCAGAGGTCATATACCCTACAatccaaaaggaaaacaaatGAGACATCAATATTTTGAGTTCAAACAATTACCACAACACACTCATTCCATCACAtgtttcgtcttcttcttcttcttcttcttcaatcttCTTCCTTGGATCAATCCATGGTGTGGCCCACCATGCAGGCCACACCATTGGCTGGTCGGCTGCAGAATCCCCACAAGTCATTGATGAGCTTCCCGACGTTTCCATCACTGCATGTTAATTATAGTAGACAAGATGGGATTGGATAAGCACTCCATGTCATTCCTCGCCCTCTCCTTATTTCATCACATGCATTCCTAATCCGTGAACTCTTGTAGTTGTATGTCTGTGTGTGTATAAATATGCATAACAGCCTTCATCTTGTTTAGGTAGCTGTCTCTCCCTCTCCAGCCTTTGCTTAGGTTTTGATCTCTGAGTTCCTTGATCATGGCCGGCATCGCCTTTGGGCGCTTTGACGACTCTTTCAGTGTCGGCACACTCAAAGCCTACCTCGCCGAGTTCATCTCCACTCTTCTCTTCGTCTTCGCCGGGGTCGGATCAGCTATCGCTTACAGTTAACTGATCatcctctcttttttctttctttatcccTCCTACAACAGTTTCCGTGGGGTTTTTGTGTCTCGACTTAGATGCTTGCTGTGGTTTGCAGACAAGCTGACGTCGAGCGCAGCTTTGGATCCTGCCGGGCTGGTCGCGATCGCTGTTTGCCATGGTTTCGCGCTCTTCGTGGCGGTGTCGGTCGGCGCCAATATCTCCGGCGGCCACGTGAATCCGGCGGTCACCTTCGGGCTGGCTCTGGGAGGCCAGATTACCATCCTCACTGGGATCTTCTACTGGGTCGCGCAGTTGCTTGGAGCTGTCGTTGGAGCTTTTCTCGTCAAGTTCGCGACAGGACTGGTAAGATCGGAACAAAGCATGGTTGTGGTGGGTTGACGCAAGAGAGAGCTAAATGCTTGTCTTCCACTGAAACATGTAGGACACCCCCACCCATGGCCTGGGAGACGGAGTGGGAGCAGGAGAGGCGGTGGTGATGGAGATCATCATCACGTTCGCCCTCGTGTACACGGTGTACGCGACGGCGGCCGACCCGAAGAAGGGCTCGCTCGGCACCATCGCCCCCATAGCCATCGGCTTCATCGTCGGCGCCAACATCCTCGCGGCGGGCCCCTTCTCCGGAGGGTCGATGAACCCGGCGCGCTCCTTCGGGCCGGCCGTCGCCAGCGGGAACTTCTCCGACCTCTGGATCTACTGGGTCGGTCCCCTCATCGGTGGCGGCATCGCCGGGCTGGTGTACACCTACGCCTACATGTGCTCAGACCACCAGCCACTCCCTCAGTGACCTGCAAGCTCAGCTGAATAAGAACGAGAGATATGAGTTGCTGAGTGCTTGATGTTGCTTGTGTTTTGGAAGTCTGAAAGCCAATTTGCTTGTGTGTTTCTCTGAGCTTCTTAAGATTTCCAGTGTCATCTTCTTGCCAATCAAGTTCTTATTCACCTTTGACTCAGAAGTCCTTGAAGCATCACAATAACCAGCACAATAATGGAGCTAATCGGTCAACAAACAAGAAAGTGATGTTAGATGATGTTTAATCAACCCAATGGATGGCtttgtgtgtatacatatacatgtatgcatatgtatatacatatatacatatatatatatatgtatatatacacatatatgaaaAAAATATGTATGTTGATTCAACATCTGCCTATCGGGTTGAGATTAATTGAGCCGAACCTAAACCTCACTCGTGGCCAAAATCTTGAGCTGTGTCCGGTTTGACTCGGGTTAGACCGGGTTCTTGGCTAGGGTTGGATCAGATCAAGATACCGCGGGGTCAAAATTGATCCAAATATTGTGGTCAAATTTCAAATTGGGTTCGAGTTAGTGCTTAATCTGACCGCGTAGCCCAAGTTGTTGACCCAAGGCCGAATCCTTCCATGTTATCGAACGGCTCGCAAGCCCCAAAAGCCTTGAAACGTCTTCAGCCTCGGACGACACTTCCCCATCAGAGGAGAGGGACAATAACGCTTAGGGAAGAAAGAGGCCGTAGGAGAGAGCATGAAAGGGTCGAAAATGTAAAGCTTTGGGGTTTAATAAGAGGAGGGTGGAGGGCCGAGGGAGTAAACCCAAAGCCCTCGGACTCAAGACTCGGAAGCCGAATCCCGTCAGCGCAATTTGCTACGTACAGGTAAGTAGTTTTGATCTTCGGCCGGGAAAACGATGCCCGGTTTAAGGTTGTAGATttgatcttgttaatgagttttcAAGGAGAGTTTGAAATGCATCTGCCATGACCCGGCAAATGCAATACGACCGATGGAGTGACTGACTCATTAAGTTGTTGATAAATCTGAATGATAGTGTACCCATTCTAGTCCATTGGCTTTTCGCATCCAACGTGGGATTAAGCTTGGGTTGTCACAATTTTGTATGCTTAGTCCTATACTTGAAGATCTTGGATTGCAGGCACACTTTGGAGGCATCAATGGATGCTTTTCATGGTTCTTTTAATTGCAGATATTGTTTAAAACTATTCATCACGGAAATGAATCATGATGTAGATATCAAAAACCTTGAGGACAATATAGTATTCTTGAAATATTGAGCGTTTACTCTAACAGTGATATGCAAATCTATAAGACTACCATTAAGGAAGAGTCGTATTTAGTTCTTCTGTTGCAGCTAGCACAGGAAATGGTACATCTTTCTTTATTACTCAGCTATGGTTGGGTGTCTTGTTTGATAGTAAATATTCTTCCATTACATTGCCTTTAATAAATTATAGAAATGAACATGTTTCTCACTTGATAAGCACTTTTTACTTAAATAAGTCCCACATACAAGAAGTTTTATGGCAAGATTGAGATAAAGATGCTGCTTTCACTTGCTCATTGCTTGAAAGTTAGCTTGAAGAGAATCAAGTTTCCAATAGTGTGAGTTGATAGTTTAACCACAATAGAATATCAATTATACTGTGCAATTTTTACTTCCATGACATCTGACACTAGACTTGCAAACTTTATTGTTTTGCTATCTGTGTTCATGTCCAGACGCCCAAATTACAATGTATCATGTGCTTTTTGTACATGGTTACCTCGCTGGGTTGGAACCTGTAACATTTTGCCCTAGATTTTTCTTCCATGACATATTCATGTTTGCTTAAAGCGTAAGTTCGTGAACACCAGTGATTAACCTCCAATACAGTATACATACTTACTGATTATGTTTAGCTGAAATTTCTCAACTTAGATTATCCTATATCATGATTCAGTTTCTGTCACCATTTTGTCATCGGTCATATTTCTCAGCAGGATTACCTTACAAAATGTATAATCTACTGTCTGCCACTGCAACATGGAAGATGAAGCGATTGCATGGATGATGGAACCATGGCACAATAAAGGAAGCTGTTGGAGTTGGTACATCAGCGGGTGCATATCGCATTATTTTTACTCATTTTAGCCAGAGATTTGAAAATCTCAGTTTTTGATGAGGctgatatgcaaaaaaaaaagaagaaaacttttATTGTTTTCGACTTGATGACTCTCAACCTGTAAGATCTTGATGATCCAAAGTTTCTTCCTTTCTTCACTCTTTAGAAAGAAATTGCAGTTGAATTAGACGACGACTTTCACGATTCTTGCAAAAGTTTTATTTAGAATTGATGCTGGCCTCATTTTTTGTTGGCCTATTTATGCTATTTGATCATCACGTTTCACATTTTCTAGTTTACAGCACTTGATTAGTTTTTTTGTGTCCTCacagaatatttttttatagtgaaagcagaaatcaaatttgaaTACAACCTGGGTTCATCTTCCTCTGATTTTATGGTGTATTGTAGTTAAGTTCTGCGGACTGTTTATCTTCAGCaacaattagaaatttcatttctAGGGCATCTGTTTGCTGATTAGTGAATTGTTCGAAATCATTTTGCACTAAATAGTCCACTTGGAAATACTTGATTGTCTATTCAAGTACATCACTTGCAGTGTGTGTATGTGTAACTAGACCTTGACATCCTGCAAGTTGACCAACAATGTGCATTGAAATATACGAATTTAGATACCCTCTTTATTCTCTCAAGCATCATCTCCTCATATTTTTTTTGTCTTTCCCTACTTTAGTCCATATAGTCATCATCTCCTCCCTCTCCAAGCAATGTGGTTAGGAAATATAAATTGCTATATGTAGCATTTGATTTTTTCGCTGCAAGTGCTACATGTAGGATCAAGCAAACATCCTAATCAAGAAAGCATACAAGTCTTCAGCCTTCACTATTACAGACTACTGTGCACAATGAAGACTTGTTCTTTTGACCAAAAATAACATAGATTTGGAGCCACTACCGTACACAATAAGAAGTTGCATGCGTTCACTGTATGTAAATCTAATACTTGTGTGCTGTTTTCCCAGCGGGAGGAGCTGTGCACAACCCTGTTTTAGAGAGTGAGACCTGTAACTAATAACAGAAGACATTTCCCAGGTTTTTCTGCATCATTTGCTGAATCTCTGCTATTTGCATATAAGTCTCATGCCAAAATTATTTTCCAAGTGCAATGtcaaaatttgatttattttgaacGTACAGAATACGGATAGACAGATCGACACCACAACTAGAGGTGTGCTCAGAAAGAAGTACAAGTTGCAAGCTCTTTCCTGGTACGATCCCTATTCCTTGTTTCTACAGTTTGCAGCATCATTATGCTCAGTCTTCGCACAACTGCTCTGCATCTTTGCAAACCTTCCTCGTATACGAGGTTGACTGTCGGCCAAGGC harbors:
- the LOC135623792 gene encoding probable aquaporin TIP2-2; the encoded protein is MAGIAFGRFDDSFSVGTLKAYLAEFISTLLFVFAGVGSAIAYNKLTSSAALDPAGLVAIAVCHGFALFVAVSVGANISGGHVNPAVTFGLALGGQITILTGIFYWVAQLLGAVVGAFLVKFATGLDTPTHGLGDGVGAGEAVVMEIIITFALVYTVYATAADPKKGSLGTIAPIAIGFIVGANILAAGPFSGGSMNPARSFGPAVASGNFSDLWIYWVGPLIGGGIAGLVYTYAYMCSDHQPLPQ